A window of the Dioscorea cayenensis subsp. rotundata cultivar TDr96_F1 chromosome 14, TDr96_F1_v2_PseudoChromosome.rev07_lg8_w22 25.fasta, whole genome shotgun sequence genome harbors these coding sequences:
- the LOC120275244 gene encoding uncharacterized protein LOC120275244: MVDAIGSIGVGYKAPSYNDMRVNLLRDCKKECQLLIDSYRSQWANCGCTIMGDGWTDQRQRTLINFLVYCPTGISFVKSVDASDILKDATNLCNLFMEIIEWVGPDNVVHLVTDNASNYVAARRLIHEKYDHIYWSPCAAHCLNLILKDIGKRDHVAELVSRASKVTIFVYNHIYILSWLRKRSGWKEIVRPGVTRFATTFITLKSIYDHKHDLQALVTDKYYTSHKLSKSPVGKTVTSIILDGKFWEECLFMVKIAAPIIRLLRVVDADEKPSLGYVYEGMIRIRKAIMAIFRNKSTMYGPYIKIIDERWDKHLRRNLHAAAYFLNPAFLYDKEAFCETPEVMQGLLDLLEKRSICSDSEKAMREIRFYRDRLGSFSRESALSSANKIQPDEWWRLFGYSTPFLQKVAIRLLSQTSSSSGCERNWSVFERIHTKKRNRLEHQRLSDLVFVNYNLRLKCRLQYKKRNYDPVDYDCIDKTDFWIAEEEEEAEFVDGDMVEAIYAEDAIPTLDESQNQDDVDMNELNEEVDFELFGNASYDDAFDQHENLGQRDDNEG; this comes from the exons ATGGTGGATGCTATTGGGAGTATTGGTGTGGGATATAAAGCTCCTTCTTATAATGACATGCGAGTTAATTTATTGCGGGATTGCAAGAAAGAATGTCAGTTGCTTATTGATAGCTACAGAAGCCAATGGGCTAATTGTGGATGCACAATTATGGGAGATGGTTGGACGGATCAAAGGCAAAgaactttgattaattttttggtgTATTGTCCTACAGGAATATCTTTTGTGAAATCTGTTGACGCCTCAGATATTTTAAAAGATGCCAccaatttatgtaatttattcatGGAGATTATTGAATGGGTTGGGCCGGATAATGTGGTTCATTTGGTGACTGATAATGCAAGCAATTATGTTGCGGCAAGAAGgttaatacatgaaaaatatgatcatATATATTGGTCTCCTTGTGCTGCACATTGTCTGAATTTGATTTTGAAAGATATTGGAAAAAGAGATCATGTAGCGGAGCTTGTATCACGTGCTTCCAAGGTGACTATTTTTGTCTACAACCATATATACATACTATCTTGGTTGAGAAAAAGATCTGGATGGAAAGAGATTGTGCGTCCAGGAGTAACACGTTTTGCTACTACATTCATTACTTTGAAAAGTATCTATGATCATAAACATGACTTGCAAGCATTGGTAACAGATAAGTATTACACAAGTCATAAGTTATCTAAAAGTCCAGTGGGTAAAACAGTTACTTCTATTATCTTGGATGGCAAATTTTGggaagaatgtttatttatggTGAAGATTGCAGCTCCCATCATTAGGCTTTTACGTGTTGTTGATGCGGATGAGAAACCTTCACTTGGTTATGTTTATGAAGGCATGATTAGGATTCGAAAAGCAATCATGGCCATCTTCAGAAACAAGTCTACAATGTATGGTCcctatattaaaattattgatgAGAGATGGGATAAGCATTTGCGGCGAAACCTTCATGCAGCTGCTTATTTTTTGAATCCCGCTTTTCTCTATGATAAAGAAGCATTTTGTGAAACTCCAGAAGTGATGCAAGGCTTGTTAGATTTACTTGAAAAGAGAAGTATATGCAGTGATAGTGAAAAGGCAATGAGGGAGATCAGATTTTATCGGGATCGATTAGGAAGTTTTAGTCGTGAATCAGCTCTTTCCTCTGCTAATAAAATACAACCAG ATGAATGGTGGAGGCTATTTGGATATAGTACTCCTTTCTTGCAAAAAGTTGCTATTCGACTCCTTAGTcaaacatcatcttcttcaggaTGTGAGCGTAACTGGAGTGTTTTTGAGCGAATTCacaccaaaaaaagaaatagattggAGCATCAAAGGCTTAGTGATCTTGTATTTGTAAATTATAATCTTCGTTTGAAGTGCAG GCTtcaatacaaaaaaagaaattatgatCCGGTTGATTATGATTGCATTGACAAAACGGACTTTTGGAtagctgaagaagaagaagaagcagaattCGTAGATGGAGATATGGTTGAAGCAATATATGCAGAAGATGCTATTCCAACTTTGGATGAAAGCCAGAATCAAG ATGACGTGGATATGAATGAACTCAATGAAGAAGTGGATTTTGAGTTATTTGGTAATGCAAGCTATGATGATGCATTTGATCAACATGAGAACTTGGGGCAAAGAGATGATAATGAGGGTTGA
- the LOC120276193 gene encoding uncharacterized protein LOC120276193 produces the protein MDKSWMNKSRLSQEYVDGVDRFLDFAFNNSSSDNKIICPCVKCVNVRWQSREVAFDHLACDGIIQGYTCWFFHGESVPSTNISSTSSTSHLGTNNPSTGQDGMEELLLDAFNMQHHLDAPEFVASHPTDEMEDGNETHQGLNEEQPSKEASKFYKLLEDMNGKLYDGSKHSTLYFCICLFHLKCMCGMTGKWLDYLIDFLKEFFPMAAIPANSRESKKVIKDLGLGYEKIHSCPNDFHKRPAKVMRYFPLIPRLQRIFMSSKTCTDMSWHANSRKKDGNLRHPADVEAWRSFDARYPDFAYDPRNVRLGLSSDGFNAFKLLSTSYSTWPVVLIPYNLPPWIGMKQSSFILSMIIPGDKGPALLWTINDFLAYANLLGWSTKGKYACPCCTSHTSARWLTNGRKFCYMAHRRWLNENHPYRFQKHLFDGTIELRGPPSIPTGSDILLMLKDVQPIYGKRKKGNLSKSTTSTLRKRQRDGDVDSDDDDQHEDGPHDAELWKKRSIFFDLPYWEHNLLRHNLDVMHIEKNICENIVGTILDIDGKLKDNMKSRVDMVEMGIRHELHPEYLSNGRTRLPPASFSMTKKEDMFCQVLKDIKVQDAYSSNI, from the exons ATGGACAAGAGTTGGATGAATAAGTCAAGACTAAGTCAAGAATATGTTGATGGAGTTGACAGATTTCTTGATTTTGCATTTAATAATTCAAGCAGTGATAATAAGATTATTTGCCCATGTGTAAAATGTGTGAATGTACGTTGGCAATCACGTGAAGTAGCATTCGATCATTTAGCATGTGATGGTATTATACAAGGGTATACTTGCTGGTTTTTCCATGGAGAAAGTGTTCCTTCTACAAACATTTCTTCAACTAGTTCTACCAGTCATCTTGGGACAAACAACCCATCCACCGGACAAGATGGTATGGAGGAATTGTTGCTGGATGCCTTTAACATGCAACATCACCTTGATGCCCCGGAATTTGTTGCTTCGCATCCTACTGATGAAATGGAAGATGGTAATGAAACCCACCAAGggttaaatgaagaacaacctTCTAAGGAAGCGTCAAAGTTCTACAAACTTCTGGAGGATATGAATGGAAAGCTTTATGACGGGTCGAAACACTCTACATTGTATTTTTGTATCTGTCTTTTTCACTTAAAATGCATGTGTGGTATGACTGGTAAATGGTTGGATTACTTGATTGACTTTTTGAAGGAGTTTTTTCCAATGGCCGCAATTCCTGCAAATAGTCGTGAATCAAAGAAGGTCATAAAGGATCTAGGTCTCGGGTATGAGAAAATCCATAGCTGCCCAAATGACT TCCATAAGCGACCGGCTAAGGTTATGAGGTACTTTCCTTTGATACCAAGACTGCAGAGGATATTCATGTCCTCAAAAACTTGTACTGATATGTCTTGGCATGCTAATAGTCGCAAAAAAGATGGCAACTTGAGACACCCAGCCGATGTTGAGGCATGGAGATCGTTTGATGCTAGATACCCGGACTTCGCTTATGATCCTCGAAATGTTAGGCTTGGCCTATCCTCCGATGGTTTTAACGCATTCAAGTTGTTAAGCACATCGTATAGTACTTGGCCAGTGGTATTAATTCCTTACAACTTGCCACCTTGGATTGGAATGAAACAATCCTCCTTTATTTTGTCCATGATTATTCCGGGTGACAAGGGTCCAG CTTTGCTATGGACTATAAATGATTTCCTAGCATACGCCAATTTATTAGGTTGGAGCACAAAAGGAAAATATGCATGCCCTTGTTGCACTTCACATACTTCTGCAAGGTGGTTAACCAATGGGAGGAAATTTTGTTACATGGCACATCGTCGGTGGTTAAATGAAAATCATCCATACAGATTCCAAAAGCACTTGTTCGATGGTACAATAGAGTTACGTGGACCTCCTTCAATCCCTACCGGTTCAGACATTTTACTAATGCTAAAAGATGTTCAACCAATCTATGGAAAAAGGAAGAAAGGTAACTTGAGTAAATCAACAACTTCAACTTTAAGAAAAAGACAACGGGATGGTGATGTagatagtgatgatgatgaccaacatgaagatgGCCCGCATGATGCAGAGTTATGGAAAAAGCGAAGTATCTTTTTTGATTTGCCGTATTGGGAGCATAACCTACTACGCCATAACCTTGATGTcatgcacattgagaagaatATTTGTGAGAATATAGTTGGAACTATTCTTGACATAGATGGGAAATTGAAGGATAACATGAAATCTAGAGTTGATATGGTCGAAATGGGAATTCGCCATGAGCTTCATCCAGAATATCTTTCAAATGGAAGAACAAGGCTACCCCCTGCTTCGTTTTCGATGACAAAAAAGGAGGACATGTTTTGCCAAGTTTTGAAAGATATCAAAGTCCAAGATGCATACTcttcaaatatttaa
- the LOC120275522 gene encoding uncharacterized protein LOC120275522 isoform X1, with amino-acid sequence MSKPFTHAISELCNVLKILCGKVLNVDELDKLQLRAAICLCQLEKIFPPSFFTVMVHLVIHLPLEAKLGGPVHYRWMYPIERFLLKLKTYVRNKRYPEGSIAEGFLVEECVTFCSRYMVDVDTIFDKTARNLREINQEINTTPYLFASGGEPIGKVDVTELNTKSWAQAHRYVLLHHEAIEAFQLEYRNKLREQFQGRRSNAHEIDKKFTETFHEWLGEIICKQANVSEEVRFLAQGPNRIIKSYKGYIINGFRFHTKSRERFRRTQNSGCLVTSSTTRYATARDPNPSQGNVDYYGIINDIIELDYFGKCKVVLFRCDWADVNTSRGSRKDAYGFTMVNFNRLIHTGDHILDEPYVFSSQVKQVFYSEEPKEAGWSIVIRNQPREVFDMGDEFVENGSRTECFPSSDANILDANNDGQWLREDFTEDIYVS; translated from the exons ATGTCAAAGCCATTTACACATGCAATTTCAGAACTTTGTAATGTCCTTAAAATTCTATGTGGTAAAGTTCTAAATGTAGATGAGTTGGATAAACTTCAACTTCGAGCTGCAATTTGTTTGTGCCAGTTGGAGAAGATTTTCCCACCTTCATTCTTTACTGTAATGGTGCATTTAGTTATTCACCTTCCTCTTGAAGCTAAACTAGGTGGGCCCGTTCATTACCGGTGGATGTACCCTATTGAACG GTTTTTGCTTAAGTTAAAAACTTATGTGCGGAATAAAAGATATCCTGAAGGTTCAATTGCGGAAGGATTTTTGGTAGAGGAATGTGTCACCTTTTGTTCGAGATATATGGTTGATGTGGATACCATATTTGATAAAACTGCTCGCAACTTAAGAGAAATCAATCAGGAGATAAATACAACTCCTTACTTGTTTGCAAGTGGTGGAGAACCAATAGGAAAGGTTGACGTAACGGAGTTGAATACAAAATCATGGGCACAAGCTCATCGTTATGTATTATTGCATCATGAGGCCATTGAGGCATTTCAACT TGAGTATAGAAATAAGTTGCGGGAGCAATTCCAAGGCCGACGGTCAAATGCCCATGAAATTGACAAAAAATTTACTGAAACGTTTCATGAATGGTTGGGAGAAATT ATTTGTAAACAGGCAAACGTATCTGAGGAAGTTAGATTTCTAGCGCAAGGTCCAAATAGGATTATTAAAAGCTATAAGGGTTACATCATCAATGGCTTCAGATTCCATACTAAATCTCGTGAGAGATTTAGAAGAACACAAAACTCAGGGTGTCTTGTCACCTCATCAACAACCAGATATGCTACTGCTAGGGATCCGAATCCTTCACAAGGGAATGTTGACTACTATGGGATTATAAATGACATAATCGAGTTGGATTACTTTGGCAAATGCAAGGTCGTGTTGTTCCGTTGTGATTGGGCTGATGTAAACACGAGTAGAGGAAGTAGAAAGGATGCTTATGGATTTACCATGGTTAATTTCAATCGATTAATTCACACTGGTGACCACATTCTCGATGAGCCTTATGTGTTTTCCTCACAAGTGAAACAAGTTTTTTACTCTGAAGAACCCAAAGAAGCCGGTTGGTCCATCGTGATACGCAACCAACCAAGGGAGGTGTTCGATATGGGGGATGAATTTGTAGAGAACGGGTCAAGAACGGAATGCTTCCCATCAAGTGATGCTAATATATTAGATGCAAATAATGATGGCCAGTGGCTTCGGGAAGATTTCACTGAAGACATTTATGTGTCATGA
- the LOC120275522 gene encoding uncharacterized protein LOC120275522 isoform X2, protein MFSPNVQFLHHLMIQIPTKACASNEALNLVAGVCNPSLFTSFVVVTSAGKRVRRGPTTLKELYSLPPNEKILVSSNELGQPIGPEGQLLAGFLGMLARCGQRVGLHYENWHKVPKILKEELLKFVELRFILEISREFVLKSLGKKWRDYKHDLKKRYFKREVGPQANKDNHPDGTIRWQWEELVDFWYSRKWEDAEKIGHACRMQQKYTHTSGSKSFASQKKEMELSRGEKISRFEFFKATHTKKDGSHVNVETENILEQANEMLGQYEGTNDDAHMVESEILTKVIGKERHGRVRGLGLGPTPKMYYGSSTSKVSTSASNKTGKSDDNFNQELVQRVQQLEQEREQERRDREQERAHNNALVTFLQN, encoded by the exons ATGTTCAGCCCGAATGTTCAATTTCTACATCATCTGATGATTCAAATTCCAACGAAAGCTTGTGCAAGTAATGAAGCTCTTAATTTGGTTGCAG GTGTCTGTAATCCCTCATTGTTCACGTCATTTGTTGTAGTTACCAGCGCTGGAAAGCGAGTGAGAAGAGGTCCTACTACTTTGAAGGAGTTGTACTCCTTACCACCTAATGAGAAAATTTTGGTGAGCAGCAATGAATTGGGCCAGCCAATTGGACCAGAGGGTCAGTTATTAGCTGGATTTTTAGGGATGCTTGCCCGATGTGGTCAGCGGGTTGGTCTTCATTATGAAAATTGGCATAAAGTGCCAAAGATTTTAAAGGAGGAACTACTAAAATTTGTTGAG CTACGATTCATTCTTGAAATTTCAAGGGAGTTTGTACTGAAATCTTTGGGGAAAAAGTGGCGTGATTACAAGCATGACTTGAAGAAACGCTACTTTAAAAGAGAGGTTGGAccacaagcaaataaagataATCACCCAGATGGGACGATTCGTTGGCAATGGGAAGAGTTGGTGGACTTTTGGTATTCAAGGAAATGGGAG GATGCTGAAAAAATTGGTCATGCATGTAGAATGCAACAAAAATACACACATACGTCGGGATCAAAGAGTTTTGCAAGTCAGAAGAAAGAAATG GAGCTTTCAAGAGGGGAAAAAATTTCAcgttttgaatttttcaaagctacacacacaaaaaaagatGGATCCCATGTGAATGTGGAAACAGAGAATATTTTG GAGCAAGCAAATGAAATGTTAGGTCAATATGAAGGCACAAATGATGATGCACATATGGTTGAATCTGAAATCTTGACAAAAGTCATAGGAAAAGAAAGGCATGGCCGAGTCAGAGGGCTTGGGTTAGGGCCAACGCCTAAGATGTACTATGGTTCATCTACTAGCAAGGTGTCTACAAGTGCTAGCAACAAAACAGGGAAAAGTGATGACAACTTCAACCAAGAGTTGGTGCAAAGGGTCCAACAGTTGGAACAAGAGCGTGAGCAAGAACGACGAGATCGTGAGCAGGAACGTGCTCATAACAACGCTCTTGTTACTTTTCTACAAAATTGA
- the LOC120275522 gene encoding uncharacterized protein LOC120275522 isoform X3 → MFSPNVQFLHHLMIQIPTKACASNEALNLVAVTSAGKRVRRGPTTLKELYSLPPNEKILVSSNELGQPIGPEGQLLAGFLGMLARCGQRVGLHYENWHKVPKILKEELLKFVELRFILEISREFVLKSLGKKWRDYKHDLKKRYFKREVGPQANKDNHPDGTIRWQWEELVDFWYSRKWEDAEKIGHACRMQQKYTHTSGSKSFASQKKEMELSRGEKISRFEFFKATHTKKDGSHVNVETENILEQANEMLGQYEGTNDDAHMVESEILTKVIGKERHGRVRGLGLGPTPKMYYGSSTSKVSTSASNKTGKSDDNFNQELVQRVQQLEQEREQERRDREQERAHNNALVTFLQN, encoded by the exons ATGTTCAGCCCGAATGTTCAATTTCTACATCATCTGATGATTCAAATTCCAACGAAAGCTTGTGCAAGTAATGAAGCTCTTAATTTGGTTGCAG TTACCAGCGCTGGAAAGCGAGTGAGAAGAGGTCCTACTACTTTGAAGGAGTTGTACTCCTTACCACCTAATGAGAAAATTTTGGTGAGCAGCAATGAATTGGGCCAGCCAATTGGACCAGAGGGTCAGTTATTAGCTGGATTTTTAGGGATGCTTGCCCGATGTGGTCAGCGGGTTGGTCTTCATTATGAAAATTGGCATAAAGTGCCAAAGATTTTAAAGGAGGAACTACTAAAATTTGTTGAG CTACGATTCATTCTTGAAATTTCAAGGGAGTTTGTACTGAAATCTTTGGGGAAAAAGTGGCGTGATTACAAGCATGACTTGAAGAAACGCTACTTTAAAAGAGAGGTTGGAccacaagcaaataaagataATCACCCAGATGGGACGATTCGTTGGCAATGGGAAGAGTTGGTGGACTTTTGGTATTCAAGGAAATGGGAG GATGCTGAAAAAATTGGTCATGCATGTAGAATGCAACAAAAATACACACATACGTCGGGATCAAAGAGTTTTGCAAGTCAGAAGAAAGAAATG GAGCTTTCAAGAGGGGAAAAAATTTCAcgttttgaatttttcaaagctacacacacaaaaaaagatGGATCCCATGTGAATGTGGAAACAGAGAATATTTTG GAGCAAGCAAATGAAATGTTAGGTCAATATGAAGGCACAAATGATGATGCACATATGGTTGAATCTGAAATCTTGACAAAAGTCATAGGAAAAGAAAGGCATGGCCGAGTCAGAGGGCTTGGGTTAGGGCCAACGCCTAAGATGTACTATGGTTCATCTACTAGCAAGGTGTCTACAAGTGCTAGCAACAAAACAGGGAAAAGTGATGACAACTTCAACCAAGAGTTGGTGCAAAGGGTCCAACAGTTGGAACAAGAGCGTGAGCAAGAACGACGAGATCGTGAGCAGGAACGTGCTCATAACAACGCTCTTGTTACTTTTCTACAAAATTGA